The proteins below are encoded in one region of Maribacter aestuarii:
- a CDS encoding ABC transporter permease — protein MIKQYIKIAWRNLLKNKQQTIINLLGLTIGTVSCLAIVLYVFAQFGYDTQHENADTIYRVETIIERDGKASWNTAAASPPTAFALKEDFPEVQEATRVVLTDVFTSNLIGAANSEDAYYEPRVYMADSTFFKIFNYKFLEGRPETALNEPNALVLSSSLANKLFGRQKALGKNVTWGSGADAQTLTVKGVFDESFEKSHLDPNYIVSMSTPGMGTFVQNFASFATNNFVYSYIKLQPNSNAQGLQRKLPTFIQERGAKDLKDAGMDNKVLVLQKVSDIHLYSEGRENQIHEVSNIKYLYFLLTLAFFIQLVACINFINLSTARASKRAKEIGVRKVVGAGKNILIRQFLGESLLLSLFAMLISIPITILLLPVVNELTNASLVLQDLFNWRIIFILFGLGTITGLVSGIYPAIILSSIKPIKALKSSTILQSGNGTFRKVLVVFQFVVSISLVATVIIVTQQFRFAQNKDLGFQKENLLALRIGTAEASNKFESLKSSFLNVPGVVNVSSGNYAPSEVILNDNGLYLPGGSRENVTIVKRQGISEGYFETMNIPLLKGRDFTPADTTDQIIVNEATLRVFDIKEEEALSSRLVQSFGDETYEMRIIGVAKDYHFASLKNEIAPLFLYKEDEPNWLFIKTQTADYQQLLSGLERQWKATVNNVPFDYRFVDKEVVKLYDEEKRLGQISVVFTILAILISCLGLFGLVSYVAEQKKKEIGIRKVLGASINSVVQLLTKDFIKLVGVAFLIASPIAYYFMQRWLEDYTYRIDIQWWVFALAGGFALLITVLTVSFQSVKSALANPVKSLRTE, from the coding sequence ATGATAAAACAATATATAAAAATCGCTTGGAGAAACCTTCTCAAGAATAAACAGCAGACCATTATAAATTTGCTAGGTCTTACTATAGGCACGGTAAGTTGTCTTGCCATTGTCCTGTACGTCTTTGCTCAATTCGGTTATGATACGCAACATGAAAATGCAGATACTATCTATAGAGTGGAAACAATTATAGAAAGAGATGGTAAAGCAAGTTGGAATACCGCCGCTGCATCACCTCCCACAGCTTTTGCATTAAAAGAAGATTTTCCGGAAGTCCAGGAAGCAACGCGTGTAGTTTTAACGGATGTTTTTACTAGCAATTTAATAGGGGCGGCCAACAGTGAGGATGCTTACTATGAGCCTCGAGTCTATATGGCGGATTCTACTTTTTTCAAGATATTTAATTATAAATTTTTAGAAGGTAGACCGGAGACTGCATTGAACGAACCCAATGCCTTGGTACTTTCTTCATCTTTGGCAAATAAACTATTTGGCCGTCAGAAGGCTTTGGGCAAAAATGTAACATGGGGAAGCGGGGCGGACGCACAAACCTTAACGGTAAAGGGGGTTTTTGATGAGTCTTTTGAAAAATCTCACTTGGACCCAAATTATATTGTAAGCATGAGCACTCCCGGTATGGGAACTTTTGTTCAAAACTTTGCAAGCTTTGCAACGAACAATTTTGTGTATAGTTATATAAAGCTGCAACCCAATAGCAATGCCCAAGGATTACAGCGTAAGTTGCCAACCTTTATACAAGAAAGAGGGGCCAAAGATCTCAAGGATGCGGGAATGGACAATAAGGTTCTGGTGTTGCAGAAAGTTTCGGATATCCATTTATATTCAGAAGGACGGGAAAATCAAATTCATGAAGTTTCCAATATCAAATATCTTTATTTCTTACTTACATTGGCATTTTTTATTCAACTTGTCGCTTGTATAAACTTCATTAATCTTAGTACGGCGAGGGCAAGTAAAAGGGCCAAGGAAATAGGAGTGCGTAAGGTAGTGGGCGCAGGAAAAAACATCCTGATAAGGCAATTTCTAGGGGAGTCTTTACTTTTATCACTTTTTGCGATGCTGATAAGCATTCCCATTACCATTCTTCTACTTCCAGTAGTCAATGAACTCACGAATGCAAGTTTAGTGCTACAGGATTTATTTAATTGGCGTATCATTTTCATATTATTTGGTTTAGGTACCATTACAGGTCTGGTTTCGGGTATTTACCCAGCCATAATCCTTTCCTCGATTAAACCGATTAAAGCCTTAAAAAGCTCTACAATTTTACAGTCGGGTAATGGTACTTTTAGAAAGGTTTTGGTGGTATTTCAATTTGTGGTCTCCATTAGTCTTGTAGCTACGGTAATTATTGTAACACAGCAATTCCGGTTTGCTCAAAACAAGGATTTAGGTTTTCAAAAGGAAAATCTATTGGCACTTCGAATAGGTACAGCTGAGGCTTCCAATAAGTTCGAATCCCTAAAGTCATCCTTTTTGAACGTACCCGGGGTTGTCAATGTGTCCAGCGGTAATTATGCGCCGTCAGAGGTCATCCTAAATGACAATGGTCTGTATTTACCTGGAGGGAGTCGCGAAAATGTTACAATCGTGAAACGTCAGGGAATAAGTGAAGGATATTTTGAAACAATGAACATTCCGTTGCTGAAAGGAAGGGATTTTACTCCGGCGGATACCACAGATCAAATTATTGTAAATGAGGCGACATTACGGGTTTTCGATATTAAGGAAGAAGAAGCTTTAAGTTCAAGACTTGTACAGAGTTTTGGAGATGAGACTTATGAAATGCGTATTATAGGTGTTGCAAAAGACTATCATTTTGCATCCTTAAAAAATGAGATAGCACCTTTATTTCTTTATAAAGAGGATGAGCCTAACTGGTTGTTCATTAAGACGCAGACAGCAGACTACCAACAGCTATTATCAGGTTTGGAACGACAATGGAAGGCCACGGTAAATAATGTTCCCTTTGATTATCGGTTTGTGGATAAAGAGGTTGTAAAACTGTATGACGAAGAAAAACGATTGGGTCAAATCTCAGTGGTTTTCACCATTCTGGCAATTCTAATAAGTTGCTTGGGTCTTTTTGGCTTGGTCTCCTACGTAGCGGAACAGAAGAAAAAGGAAATAGGGATTCGAAAAGTTTTGGGAGCCAGTATCAATTCCGTTGTGCAGCTTTTAACGAAGGATTTTATTAAACTGGTGGGCGTTGCATTTCTCATTGCATCACCTATCGCTTATTACTTTATGCAAAGGTGGTTAGAAGATTATACCTATCGCATTGACATTCAATGGTGGGTTTTTGCCTTGGCAGGAGGTTTTGCTTTACTGATTACGGTCCTTACCGTGAGTTTTCAATCGGTAAAATCGGCACTTGCCAATCCGGTAAAAAGTCTTCGGACAGAGTAG
- a CDS encoding ABC transporter permease: protein MLKNYIKIAWRNLLKNKGYSAINIGGLAIGMTCFLLIAMFIKNELSYDSYHEKGNRIYRVVHHGSPDNLEDRWIWGNAPVGPALKADFPEVLEKVQFSGRSDILLEYNNRSFQESNCFYMDPSAFDVFTWPLLSGNPKTALEAPYSIVLTESTAKKYFGDEDPMGKTIDGVGGRANDGIYTVTGVMKDVPSNSHFSFDVLMSMSSFYQTRPNIFDSWGYVDFYTYFLVDENFDQAAFQAKMPAFLKRNRPAEDAEYYYDLSFEPLSSAYLQSKAARQPGITGSLSNIYIFSIIGLFILIIASINFMNLATARSLERAKEVGIRKVIGANKKGLIYQFLGESMIMVLLASLLGLGLVMLCLPAMREITGKPFLTGELFNSFTVFTYVGTALVLGLLSGSYPAFVLSSFRPSSVLKGVFRSSQNGNRLRKGLVIFQFSLSIALIASTVIVYFQLGFMLDKNLGFDREQQLVIDFNWDGEVLDNMETIKSEFMTLPEVVSVAGSRTVPGSHFPAAGTSVETNEGQMENFEPFLYEIDFDFIPHYEIEVVAGRPYSREFATDSTQAMVVNESAARSFGYANASDIIGKRFEQWGREGTIVGVVKDFNYLSLHQTVAPLALRYSQYGKYLSLKIKSSDLKQAITNVEQKWVELAPHRPFLYSFLDESFNEQYEADFKFKNLFTIFSFLAILIACLGLLGLATYSAVQRTKEIGVRKVLGAEVTSIVMLLSKDFMKLVLIAIFIATPFSWYAMNKWLSDYAYQIDISWWVFAMSGGIALAIAVATVSFHAVKAARTNPVKSLRSE from the coding sequence ATGTTAAAAAACTATATCAAGATCGCGTGGCGAAACCTTCTTAAAAACAAAGGGTATTCCGCAATTAATATTGGTGGTCTGGCCATAGGCATGACCTGCTTTTTATTGATTGCAATGTTCATTAAGAATGAACTTTCCTATGATAGCTATCATGAAAAAGGAAATCGAATTTATAGGGTGGTGCACCATGGTAGTCCCGATAATTTGGAAGATAGATGGATATGGGGTAATGCACCGGTCGGGCCAGCCTTAAAAGCGGATTTTCCAGAAGTATTAGAGAAAGTACAATTCTCTGGTCGGTCTGATATTTTGTTGGAATACAATAATCGTTCTTTCCAGGAAAGCAATTGCTTTTATATGGACCCCAGTGCGTTTGATGTATTCACATGGCCTCTGCTATCCGGCAACCCTAAAACTGCCTTGGAAGCTCCTTATTCCATTGTTTTGACAGAAAGTACCGCCAAGAAATATTTCGGAGATGAGGATCCCATGGGTAAAACTATTGATGGTGTAGGCGGAAGAGCAAATGATGGTATTTACACGGTTACCGGGGTAATGAAAGATGTGCCTTCCAATTCACACTTTTCTTTTGATGTGCTTATGTCTATGAGTTCGTTTTACCAGACTAGGCCAAATATTTTTGACTCTTGGGGCTACGTAGATTTTTATACCTACTTTTTGGTCGACGAGAATTTTGATCAAGCCGCTTTTCAGGCAAAAATGCCAGCATTCCTTAAAAGGAACCGCCCAGCGGAAGATGCAGAATATTACTATGACCTTTCTTTTGAGCCCCTAAGTTCAGCGTATCTACAATCGAAAGCGGCAAGGCAACCTGGTATAACTGGAAGTCTCTCCAACATTTATATTTTTTCGATTATTGGCCTGTTTATTTTAATCATAGCAAGTATCAATTTTATGAACTTGGCTACAGCCCGATCTTTGGAAAGGGCCAAGGAAGTGGGTATTCGAAAGGTGATAGGAGCCAATAAGAAGGGATTGATATATCAATTTCTGGGAGAGTCCATGATTATGGTTCTTTTGGCATCGCTATTGGGATTAGGACTTGTCATGCTTTGCCTTCCCGCAATGCGCGAAATCACAGGAAAGCCATTTTTGACAGGGGAACTTTTCAATAGCTTCACAGTCTTTACCTATGTCGGCACGGCATTGGTTTTAGGTTTGTTATCAGGGAGTTACCCTGCCTTTGTGCTATCAAGTTTCAGGCCTTCAAGCGTATTAAAAGGTGTCTTTAGAAGTTCCCAGAACGGGAACAGACTTCGAAAGGGATTGGTCATATTTCAATTCAGTCTTTCCATAGCGTTGATTGCAAGCACGGTAATCGTATACTTTCAATTAGGCTTTATGTTGGATAAAAATTTGGGCTTTGACCGGGAGCAGCAATTGGTTATTGATTTTAACTGGGACGGCGAGGTACTGGACAATATGGAGACCATTAAAAGCGAATTCATGACGCTGCCAGAGGTGGTTTCAGTTGCTGGTTCACGAACGGTACCTGGAAGTCATTTTCCCGCCGCGGGAACCAGCGTAGAAACAAATGAAGGTCAAATGGAAAATTTTGAACCTTTTCTATATGAGATTGATTTCGACTTTATACCGCATTACGAAATAGAGGTGGTTGCGGGTAGACCTTACTCTAGGGAATTTGCAACGGACTCTACCCAGGCAATGGTCGTTAATGAATCAGCTGCAAGGAGTTTTGGATACGCGAATGCATCGGATATTATAGGAAAACGCTTTGAACAATGGGGACGGGAAGGAACCATTGTGGGAGTGGTAAAAGATTTTAATTACTTGTCCCTGCATCAAACAGTAGCCCCGTTAGCGCTACGTTATTCACAGTATGGCAAATACCTTTCCTTAAAGATCAAATCATCCGATTTAAAGCAAGCGATTACCAATGTTGAGCAAAAATGGGTAGAACTTGCGCCTCATCGCCCGTTCCTTTATAGCTTCCTGGATGAATCTTTCAATGAACAGTATGAAGCCGATTTCAAGTTTAAAAACCTCTTTACTATCTTTTCGTTCCTTGCCATTTTAATCGCTTGTTTAGGGTTGCTAGGATTGGCTACCTATAGTGCCGTACAAAGGACCAAGGAGATAGGTGTACGTAAAGTTTTAGGAGCGGAGGTTACGAGCATCGTAATGCTTTTATCCAAGGATTTTATGAAACTTGTACTAATCGCCATTTTCATTGCCACCCCCTTTTCTTGGTATGCCATGAACAAGTGGTTAAGTGATTATGCGTATCAAATTGATATAAGTTGGTGGGTCTTTGCAATGTCTGGAGGTATTGCTTTGGCCATAGCAGTAGCTACTGTAAGTTTTCACGCGGTAAAGGCGGCAAGAACAAATCCGGTAAAAAGCTTACGGTCAGAATAA